A window from Culex pipiens pallens isolate TS chromosome 3, TS_CPP_V2, whole genome shotgun sequence encodes these proteins:
- the LOC120423227 gene encoding peroxisomal biogenesis factor 3 has translation MLAAVKNFFTRHRRKFVVTGIVLGSGVFLIKIIQYKLREFQERQAKEIAERFKRMQHYESTERTCNQTIVGLAPTVSEKALKNLGTAEILEKLRSNPDNKLELWEELKILAFARIVTLVYASSMLAVTLKTQINLLGGYLYKDTVEQDDKQVTVDIQTTYLSMIQHFMGDGLDELMDTIRKNVTTVMQRYSLKQQLTLADAETLFWSIQVALSSEDNSPTKCIAGYTLPKEINRSDLLSKMYDETLDVLESAEVSDVCLSNISNGFSLIVDKLAEYYAEAEPAVTQQNGASSKAALNVVAADCGVSNINNIKISLAKLIPIVNGLSSKALGSSAGGAPGTNGLTNGFDQHRNGDMMASLVARFMQTEKLKTLGVNVYETFCQ, from the coding sequence ATGTTGGCCGCAGTCAAAAATTTCTTCACCCGCCACCGGAGGAAGTTTGTCGTGACCGGAATTGTGCTGGGAAGTGGAGTGTTCCTGATCAAAATCATCCAGTACAAGCTGCGCGAGTTCCAGGAGCGGCAGGCCAAAGAAATAGCGGAGCGGTTCAAGCGGATGCAGCACTACGAGTCGACCGAACGGACCTGCAATCAGACGATCGTGGGGTTGGCTCCGACGGTTTCGGAGAAGGCGCTGAAGAACTTGGGCACGGCGGAGATACTGGAAAAGTTACGGTCTAATCCGGATAACAAGTTGGAGCTGTGGGAAGAGCTGAAGATCTTGGCGTTTGCGCGGATCGTGACGCTGGTGTACGCCTCTTCGATGCTGGCGGTGACGCTGAAGACGCAGATCAACCTGCTCGGAGGGTATCTGTACAAGGATACGGTTGAGCAGGACGACAAACAGGTCACGGTGGACATCCAGACGACGTATTTGTCGATGATCCAGCACTTTATGGGTGATGGGTTGGACGAACTGATGGACACGATCCGGAAGAACGTTACGACGGTGATGCAGCGGTACAGTCTCAAGCAGCAGCTGACCCTGGCCGATGCGGAGACGTTGTTTTGGTCCATCCAGGTGGCGCTGAGTAGTGAAGACAACAGTCCAACCAAGTGCATTGCCGGCTACACGCTCCCGAAGGAGATCAACCGGAGCGACCTGCTGAGCAAGATGTACGACGAAACGCTGGACGTTCTGGAGAGTGCCGAAGTGAGTGACGTGTGTTTGTCCAACATTTCCAACGGATTCTCGCTGATTGTCGACAAGCTGGCCGAGTACTATGCCGAGGCGGAACCAGCGGTCACGCAGCAGAACGGAGCATCGTCGAAGGCGGCCCTGAACGTGGTGGCGGCGGATTGTGGCGTTTCCAACattaacaatattaaaatttcactcgcCAAGCTCATCCCGATCGTCAACGGGCTCTCCTCGAAGGCCCTGGGCAGCTCAGCGGGTGGTGCCCCAGGAACCAATGGGTTGACCAACGGGTTCGACCAGCACCGGAACGGGGACATGATGGCCTCGCTGGTGGCGCGCTTCATGCAAACGGAAAAGTTGAAAACTCTCGGCGTGAACGTCTACGAGACGTTTTGTCAGTAG
- the LOC120423226 gene encoding serine protease inhibitor 77Ba-like, with amino-acid sequence MARKDGGLLRWTIVLGLICAVMSQQSTVSQKLYEGSQKFALNFFKKISEFVDSDPSVTTTNIIISPLSVWTLLALLTEGADGKTLRELLDVLNVDNQNDIKYNFKNLIDTINVNTSEVEISSLQLIFTDITQQRQQAFDDSIVQFYGQDLLRSLDFNSSPQARKNSYETINGIVSNATKGQIEKAIHPSDLKDAKMLILSVLFFKGDWTLPFNRSQTVDTPFLNENDVTVGPVPMMYSKAVFPFAAFRELEAQIVELPYGSDRHLSMMVILPRKGVPLKDVIGRLANFSMQTIYQELRTAAEEYEDDEVEVYLPRFEITADYKLKAPLFDMGVKAAMSKETAQFDRMANGIFLGDIVQKARIVVNEEGTTASASTAAIFANKATPPRFFANRPFAFLIVDKRFDVILFMGQVKNPLAV; translated from the exons ATGGCCCGAAAAG ATGGTGGATTACTTAGGTGGACGATCGTTTTGGGGTTGATTTGTGCTGTTATGAGTCAACAATCCACGGTGAGCCAGAAGCTGTACGAGGGCTCGCAAAAGTTTGCACTCAACTTTTTCAAG AAAATTAGCGAATTTGTCGACTCGGATCCGAGCGTAACGACCACCAACATCATCATTTCACCGCTCTCCGTTTGGACTCTGCTAGCATTGCTGACCGAGGGAGCAGATGGGAAAACGCTCCGCGAACTGCTCGACGTGCTGAATGTGGACAACCAAAATGACATCAAATACAACTTCAAGAACCTCATCGATACGATCAA TGTCAACACGAGTGAAGTGGAAATCTCCTCACTGCAGCTCATATTCACCGACATTACACAGCAAAGACAACAGGCCTTCGACGATAGCATCGTGCAGTTCTACGGCCAGGATCTGCTGCGATCGCTGGACTTTAACAGCTCACCGCAGGCGCGCAAAAACAGCTACGAAACCATCAACGGGATCGTCTCGAACGCCACCAAGGGTCAGATCGAAAAGGCGATCCACCCGAGCGATCTCAAAGATGCCAAAATGCTCATCCTGTCGGTGCTGTTCTTCAAGGGAGACTGGACGCTTCCGTTCAACCGGTCGCAGACGGTCGATACGCCGTTCCTGAACGAGAACGACGTCACGGTGGGACCGGTTCCGATGATGTACAGCAAGGCCGTCTTCCCGTTCGCCGCGTTCCGCGAGCTTGAGGCGCAAATCGTCGAGCTGCCGTACGGGAGCGATCGTCACCTGAGCATG ATGGTAATTTTGCCACGAAAAGGAGTGCCCCTGAAGGACGTGATCGGCCGGTTGGCGAACTTCAGCATGCAGACAATCTACCAGGAGCTGCGAACGGCCGCCGAAGAGTACGAAGACGATGAAGTGGAGGTGTACCTGCCGAGGTTTGAAATCACTGCGGACTACAAGCTGAAGGCGCCACTGTTTGAT ATGGGAGTCAAAGCGGCCATGAGCAAGGAGACGGCTCAGTTTGACCGGATGGCCAACGGTATCTTCCTTGGCGATATCGTGCAGAAGGCCAGGATCGTCGTGAACGAAGAGGGAACGACGGCTTCGGCGTCGACGGCCGCGATCTTCGCCAACAAGGCCACGCCGCCACGGTTCTTCGCGAACCGACCGTTCGCTTTCTTGATCGTGGACAAGCGGTTCGACGTGATTCTGTTTATGGGCCAGGTGAAGAATCCGCTGGCGGTGTGA
- the LOC120423228 gene encoding GPN-loop GTPase 2 codes for MQKQVATLQTRKPLFGQLVIGPPGSGKTSYCSRMKTFLGKLEREVTVVNLDPANDNMEYESAIDIMQLVTVQDVMEQFGLGPNGALIYCMEFLEANFGWLLEQLKASSCKYFIFDCPGQVELYTHHNAMRNIFEKLDQLGYRLCTVHLVESHHCSEPHKFISTLLLSLHTMLQMGLPHVNVLSKADLLKEYESKLAFNVEYYTEVLDLNYLLECIEHSSIGGINRTKYKKLDAAIVSMVEDYGLVSFHLLDSNKDESLLRLKNAVDKANGYVYGAGEEQNVNTLLACAVGAETQTERMERDVDPYRS; via the coding sequence atgcAGAAGCAAGTGGCCACCCTCCAGACCAGGAAGCCGCTGTTCGGTCAGCTGGTGATCGGTCCTCCGGGCTCGGGCAAAACCAGCTACTGCAGTCGAATGAAGACGTTTCTCGGCAAGCTGGAACGCGAAGTGACCGTAGTTAATCTGGATCCGGCCAACGATAACATGGAGTACGAAAGTGCCATCGATATTATGCAGCTCGTAACGGTGCAGGACGTGATGGAGCAGTTCGGGCTGGGGCCAAACGGAGCGTTGATTTACTgcatggagttcctggaggcCAATTTCGGATGGCTGCTGGAACAGCTGAAGGCGAGCAGTTGTAAGTACTTTATCTTTGATTGCCCGGGGCAGGTTGAGCTGTACACGCACCACAATGCTATGCGGAATATATTCGAGAAGCTGGACCAGTTGGGTTACCGCCTGTGTACGGTTCACCTCGTAGAATCGCATCACTGCTCGGAACCGCACAAGTTCATCTCGACACTGCTGTTGTCCCTGCACACGATGCTACAGATGGGTCTGCCCCACGTAAATGTCCTCAGCAAGGCCGACCTGTTGAAGGAGTATGAATCCAAGCTGGCCTTCAACGTCGAGTATTACACCGAGGTTCTGGATCTAAACTATCTGCTCGAGTGCATTGAACACTCGTCAATCGGGGGAATAAACAGGACCAAGTACAAAAAGCTGGACGCGGCCATCGTGTCCATGGTGGAGGACTACGGTCTTGTGTCGTTCCATTTGCTAGACTCAAACAAGGACGAGAGTCTGCTGCGCCTTAAGAATGCCGTAGACAAAGCTAACGGGTACGTGTACGGAGCCGGAGAAGAACAAAACGTGAACACGCTGCTGGCATGCGCCGTAGGCGCAGAAACGCAGACCGAACGGATGGAACGCGACGTAGATCCATATCGGAGTTAG